Below is a genomic region from Spirosoma radiotolerans.
CAGTATGAATGAATCTGAATAAACCCACGAGTATGACTAAAGAATTTGCGACTGCTTTTGCTCAGCGCTGGGTGGAATCTTGGAATGCGCATGACCTGGAGAAAACCCTATCATTCTACTCCGAAGATTTCATCATCGAAACACCAATGGCGCTGCTTCTTTACCCACAAAGTGGTGGAACGGTTGTCGGTAAAAGTGAGGTCAGCAAGTATTGGGCTATCGGTTTGAAAAAAAATCCTCATCTGCGATTTGAACTGTTAGATGTCCTGGTTGGCGTAAATAGCTTAGGTATTCATCTGTTTAATGCCTCTTCCAACAAGAAATCTATTGAATTAATGTGTTTCAATAGCGACATGAAAGTGCATAAATCAATTGCCATTTATGCAGAATAATTAGCCTATACAAAAGGCTCAAATTTCTATGGTTATAATTTATGGTTTACCATCACATGAAACATTCAACTAGTACACAAGCAAAATGAAATATAATTTATGCCGACAGATAATTTAATGAAAGTAGATATTTATATTAATTATGCTGGTCATTGCGAAGAAGCATTCCGGTTTTACGAGCAGCATCTTGGGGGTAAGATAACCATGATGACTGCTCATGAACAATTAACTTCCAATTTTCCAACGGATTGGAAGAATCCCATTCTTCATGCCCGAATTGAGATAGGCGGTATAACACTTATGGGCGCCGATATTCCAAATGCCGAACCCATGCGCAGTGCCTATCTAACCATAAGAGTTGATACGCCTGAAAAAGCAGAACAGACCTTTAATCTGCTTTCTATCGATGGTCAGGTTTTTATGCAAATGGAACAGACTTTTTTCGCAACTCGCTTTGGCATGCTTCGTGATAAATTCGGGACCTCCTGGATGATACTTAATGAGACAGGCAAGCACTAAGTTGAAGCGAATTTATAGTATCGATTTTGTTCGGGGAATCGTCATGATCATTATGGCGCTGGATCATGTACGTGACCTAATGCATGTGGATTCGATTGCTCAAAGTCCAACCGATTTAGCGACAACCACTCCGCTGTTGTTTTTTACCCGCTGGATTACCTATCTGTGTGCACCCATTTTTGTTTTTTTAGCCGGTACATCTGCTTTTATCGTCGTTGAGAAGCGAAACAATATAAGAAAAAGCAGGCAGTTCTTGGTTAAGCGGGGTATCTGGCTTATTCTCTTAGAATTTACCCTCGTTAATTTTGGCTTATTTTTCGATTCAGGGTTTCATACCATCCTTTTTGAGGTAATCGCAACGATTGGGATTAGCTTTATTGTGCTTTCGCTCCTGCTCAGGCTATCGCCCGAAACAATTGGGGCCATTGGTCTTAGTATCCTTTTGTTACACGACCTGTTTCCTCTATTAGCTTTTGAAAAAGACTCTTCTATAAAAGCGATCCTGTCGCCACTCTTCACCCTGACAGTCACTCCCATTGGGACAAGCCGGGTTTTTGTGATGGCCTACCCACCCATTCCGTGGCTTGGAATTCTACTTGTGGGGTTTGCCGGAGGTAAATTTTTTACTTTACCTGAAGAAAGACGTAATCACCTTTTTCTGACTATTGGAGCTGTTTGTGTGATGCTTTTTATCGGGCTGCGGTGGC
It encodes:
- a CDS encoding nuclear transport factor 2 family protein encodes the protein MTKEFATAFAQRWVESWNAHDLEKTLSFYSEDFIIETPMALLLYPQSGGTVVGKSEVSKYWAIGLKKNPHLRFELLDVLVGVNSLGIHLFNASSNKKSIELMCFNSDMKVHKSIAIYAE
- a CDS encoding DUF1624 domain-containing protein yields the protein MRQASTKLKRIYSIDFVRGIVMIIMALDHVRDLMHVDSIAQSPTDLATTTPLLFFTRWITYLCAPIFVFLAGTSAFIVVEKRNNIRKSRQFLVKRGIWLILLEFTLVNFGLFFDSGFHTILFEVIATIGISFIVLSLLLRLSPETIGAIGLSILLLHDLFPLLAFEKDSSIKAILSPLFTLTVTPIGTSRVFVMAYPPIPWLGILLVGFAGGKFFTLPEERRNHLFLTIGAVCVMLFIGLRWLNAYGDPAPWSAQPTGIYTFLSFINITKYPPSLLFCLITLGSMFLLLGGLAQKRNQLTDIISTYGRVPLFYFVIHFYLIHTLLLAILFMQGFHWSDLNFAVGSFGRLKEVKSGISLGAVYLVWLGILALLYKPCKWFGHYKAVHKFWWLSYL
- a CDS encoding VOC family protein, with protein sequence MPTDNLMKVDIYINYAGHCEEAFRFYEQHLGGKITMMTAHEQLTSNFPTDWKNPILHARIEIGGITLMGADIPNAEPMRSAYLTIRVDTPEKAEQTFNLLSIDGQVFMQMEQTFFATRFGMLRDKFGTSWMILNETGKH